From Butyricimonas paravirosa, one genomic window encodes:
- a CDS encoding S9 family peptidase produces the protein MMKFVIIFLLVFSGNVGWSQKRALDTAAYKLWRRVDAPNISEDGKWVTYHFVHIDSKYDTLPRVTYLYNPEKNIKVELQHVVRPSFFANGKWLRYTVTAPEADSCACDSTFLLRLRDMKKIYWDREYDFNEYNTSELITYSYPIDKKFPKYRRFVIRNIGNCDSIVMDSVENCTLLRGHKAMVYIKNHGEYKSLCYRPLKGKSVVIFSDKKLLLKDYSLAHDQLGGTFTVASDTSKMNNPDLFYSFSIPKGECRLLVDWDDVQFPKNYVWRSRAYRLSNDGKRVILDGDTILPVPEKKREKKDTRFELELWTWNDEISSLQQREGNYRSSNVRLAYNLDTKICCRVTSQNMEKLILPEGNKYDYAFALDKTPYRRFSDWKNDINADIYLIDLNTGKTILFERNSYTEPEWSPNGKYALWYNALEKVWYKIDPRTCQRVDLSKEIGYPVHNELHDLPKPAEAYGIAGWSKDGNRVVLYDRYDMWVIDLAGEKPVYSLTGGYGRATNRQFRWLKDDYGDKIIDFENGFLMTSVNLENRDEGIYHFQSNGKLKKLMEGPYSVTVNQKSENQKYCIFTRQGYTEFRDLWWSDLAFTRPVKITNTNPQQENYFWGSVKLVEWTNFEGKRNRGLLYLPEDYDPSKRYPVIVNFYETHTETLHNYIVPFWCSGMLNVISYVSNGYVVFMPDIHFTVGAPGESSYNAVVSGTEMLIDRGIADKDRIGIQGHSWSGYQVAYLVTRTNMFACASPGAAVSSMVSAYTGIRTGSGMPRMFMYEETQSRLGKSLWEDKEMYLRHSPILNADKIQTPLLIFHCDGDEAVPYAEGLNLFLAMRRLQKPAWLLNYKGERHFLFNKAAEVDWTIRLQQFFDHYLKGDPEPRWMREGIHANERGIDQKYDLVK, from the coding sequence ATGATGAAATTTGTAATAATTTTTTTGTTGGTATTCTCCGGTAATGTAGGATGGTCTCAAAAAAGAGCTTTGGATACAGCGGCATATAAGTTATGGCGAAGGGTAGATGCTCCTAATATTTCGGAAGATGGGAAATGGGTGACTTATCATTTCGTACATATTGACTCAAAATATGATACATTACCTCGGGTGACTTATCTGTATAACCCGGAAAAAAATATCAAGGTGGAACTGCAACACGTGGTTAGACCTTCATTTTTCGCAAACGGGAAATGGTTGCGCTATACGGTAACGGCTCCAGAGGCGGATTCCTGTGCTTGCGATTCGACCTTTTTGTTGCGTTTGCGGGATATGAAAAAGATATATTGGGACCGGGAATATGATTTTAACGAATATAATACTTCGGAGTTGATCACGTATTCTTACCCGATAGATAAAAAATTCCCGAAATACAGGCGATTTGTCATTAGGAATATTGGGAACTGCGACTCTATCGTGATGGATAGTGTGGAAAATTGCACGCTGTTGAGGGGGCATAAAGCAATGGTTTATATCAAAAATCATGGAGAGTACAAATCTTTGTGCTATCGTCCCTTGAAAGGAAAATCCGTTGTTATTTTTTCTGATAAGAAACTTTTATTAAAAGATTATTCATTAGCACATGATCAATTGGGAGGAACGTTCACGGTGGCCTCGGATACATCAAAAATGAATAATCCCGATCTTTTTTATTCTTTTTCTATCCCTAAGGGAGAGTGTCGGCTTTTGGTGGATTGGGATGATGTGCAATTCCCGAAAAATTATGTTTGGCGAAGTAGGGCTTATCGTTTATCCAATGACGGAAAGCGTGTTATCTTGGATGGGGATACGATTTTGCCGGTACCGGAGAAAAAACGGGAAAAAAAAGATACTCGTTTCGAGCTAGAATTATGGACTTGGAATGATGAGATTTCATCTTTGCAGCAAAGAGAAGGAAATTATAGGTCCAGTAACGTGAGACTCGCCTATAATTTGGATACAAAAATTTGTTGCCGGGTGACGAGTCAGAATATGGAAAAATTGATTTTGCCGGAAGGAAATAAGTACGACTATGCTTTTGCATTGGACAAAACTCCTTACAGACGTTTTTCGGACTGGAAAAATGATATTAATGCGGATATTTATCTGATTGACCTAAATACGGGAAAAACTATTCTCTTTGAGCGAAATTCCTACACGGAACCGGAATGGAGTCCGAACGGTAAATATGCATTATGGTATAATGCTTTGGAAAAAGTCTGGTATAAAATTGATCCGAGGACCTGTCAACGGGTAGATCTCTCGAAAGAGATAGGCTATCCTGTCCACAATGAATTACATGATTTGCCGAAACCAGCGGAAGCATACGGCATTGCGGGATGGTCGAAAGATGGTAATCGGGTTGTGCTGTATGACCGCTATGATATGTGGGTAATAGATTTGGCGGGGGAAAAGCCTGTTTATTCGTTGACAGGCGGTTATGGAAGGGCTACAAATCGGCAATTCCGTTGGTTAAAAGATGATTATGGGGATAAAATTATTGATTTCGAAAATGGATTTCTGATGACTTCCGTGAATTTAGAAAATCGGGATGAAGGAATTTATCACTTCCAGTCTAATGGGAAATTGAAAAAATTGATGGAAGGTCCTTATTCAGTCACGGTGAATCAAAAATCAGAAAATCAGAAATACTGTATATTTACTCGGCAGGGGTACACGGAATTTCGGGATTTGTGGTGGAGTGATTTGGCATTTACTCGCCCGGTAAAGATAACAAATACTAATCCGCAACAGGAGAATTATTTTTGGGGATCGGTGAAGTTGGTCGAATGGACAAACTTCGAAGGAAAAAGAAATCGGGGACTACTATATTTGCCGGAGGATTACGACCCATCGAAACGTTATCCGGTTATCGTGAATTTTTACGAAACACACACGGAGACTTTGCATAACTATATCGTACCGTTTTGGTGTAGTGGTATGCTTAACGTGATTTCTTACGTGAGCAATGGTTATGTGGTATTCATGCCGGATATCCATTTTACAGTGGGCGCTCCGGGTGAGAGTAGCTATAATGCTGTCGTTAGTGGCACTGAAATGCTTATTGACCGGGGAATAGCTGATAAGGATAGAATCGGGATACAAGGGCATAGTTGGTCCGGTTATCAAGTGGCTTACTTGGTGACTCGTACAAATATGTTTGCCTGTGCCAGTCCGGGGGCAGCCGTGTCCAGCATGGTTTCTGCCTATACAGGAATTCGTACGGGAAGCGGGATGCCTCGAATGTTCATGTATGAGGAAACGCAAAGCCGTTTGGGTAAATCTTTGTGGGAGGACAAAGAAATGTATCTTCGTCACTCGCCCATTTTGAATGCGGATAAGATACAGACTCCATTATTGATTTTTCATTGTGACGGGGATGAGGCTGTCCCCTATGCTGAAGGATTGAATTTATTCCTTGCCATGCGACGTTTACAGAAGCCTGCTTGGTTGCTAAATTATAAGGGAGAACGCCATTTCTTATTCAACAAAGCTGCAGAGGTGGATTGGACAATTCGTTTACAACAATTCTTTGATCATTATTTAAAAGGAGATCCCGAACCCCGATGGATGAGGGAAGGGATTCACGCTAACGAGCGTGGAATAGATCAAAAGTATGATTTGGTAAAATGA
- a CDS encoding lipocalin family protein, producing the protein MKNLFCIGLILLCLACGSDPQKEMEKKIVGEWCNPYTYESTGELKGFHFKKGGVCEAINIPSLDLKTWSIQDGYLLIKGFSLEEDGKKEVYETKEKIDLLSPDTLSLVARESNPRLIFLYLNTKIIKERVAVDTMSWE; encoded by the coding sequence ATGAAAAATTTGTTTTGTATAGGTTTAATCTTGTTATGTTTAGCTTGTGGCAGTGATCCGCAAAAAGAGATGGAAAAGAAAATTGTTGGGGAATGGTGTAATCCTTATACTTACGAGTCGACAGGAGAGCTGAAAGGTTTTCATTTCAAAAAAGGGGGAGTATGTGAAGCGATTAATATTCCTTCGTTGGATCTGAAAACATGGAGTATTCAAGATGGTTATTTATTGATAAAAGGTTTTAGCCTTGAGGAAGATGGGAAAAAAGAGGTTTACGAGACGAAGGAAAAGATCGATCTTTTAAGTCCCGATACGTTGAGTCTCGTGGCACGTGAATCCAATCCTCGCCTTATCTTTCTTTATTTGAATACGAAGATTATTAAAGAACGAGTTGCTGTAGATACGATGTCTTGGGAATAG
- a CDS encoding Dps family protein, translated as MKTLNLIGLDKEKSKELVNHLNDLLANYQIFYQNLRGFHWNVKGSNFFELHAKFEEYYNDAIEKVDEIAERVLTLEGTPLHSYSAYMKQAEIKEVTGVSDGNRCVKEIVGNLGILIRKEREILALAAEIGDDGTQDMINPYISEQEKNLWMLRAYLSE; from the coding sequence ATGAAAACACTAAATTTAATCGGATTAGACAAAGAGAAATCAAAAGAGTTAGTAAACCATTTGAATGATTTGTTGGCAAATTACCAAATATTTTACCAGAATTTGAGAGGATTCCACTGGAACGTGAAAGGAAGTAACTTCTTCGAGTTACATGCTAAGTTTGAAGAGTACTATAATGATGCTATCGAGAAGGTGGACGAGATTGCTGAACGCGTGCTTACGTTGGAGGGTACCCCGTTACATTCGTATTCCGCTTACATGAAACAGGCTGAGATTAAAGAGGTAACGGGGGTTTCCGACGGGAATCGTTGTGTGAAGGAGATTGTGGGGAATTTGGGGATATTGATCAGGAAAGAACGTGAAATATTGGCTTTGGCCGCAGAAATCGGTGATGATGGAACTCAAGATATGATTAATCCTTACATTTCCGAGCAAGAAAAGAATTTATGGATGCTACGTGCATATTTAAGTGAATAA
- a CDS encoding PAS domain-containing sensor histidine kinase, protein MWGYIIAGVVILGNLVFFFSRRRKISIPRENMENIMAEKVIASVPDMIFMVDNQFNIQKIYNADPVKLSLPVEALIGRNLKDCVDPPFVDIVISNLREALISDKVYEVEYTVSVHGKITYYEGRFKRVQENLVACFERDITGRKKNEVAIKQNQRLLNAVLDNMPMPLIIKDIDDDLKYVFWNKQCELQGGYSREEIIGKTDIEVYGKERGEHYRDVDFKIIEEGNSYQVQEVYETPDGGRHVSIVNKNVVSNDVHHWLLATRWDITDLIRIQEQLQEVNQQLRMAFSVTNTVPMVWDLEEDLIRFKYPEFKVGNKGFCKERDGQSSLEAVGNMHPDDREVMSQLFADIKAGKIDNLHREIRYDVLGLYEDYYDLYLTVEKKDIIGKPLRVVGTLRNITESKLYEKTLMEAKQNVEKIQEINQLILDHSNNGLVYLHPDYMIEWENLAQYSEHPLAGRYKAGLCCYKSVMHRDAPCPGCVMQKALETGKREMKEVTFDDGFTVEITATPVYDIKNERQIRGVVLKYEDVSERTRVANEWKRAKEAAEMSDRLKSMFLSNMSHEIRTPLNAIVGFSELLVNTDDPKDKEEYMAIINRNNELLLQLISDILDLSKIEAGTLEFIYDMVDINEMLRGLEMSYRQKIAKHPGIDISFTSHVNECVVYTEKNRVMQVISNFLNNALKFTSEGHIHFGYEEQANGLRFFVSDTGKGIPSEKQAEIFKRFVKLDSFTNGTGLGLAICQTIVRKLGGEIGVLSEEGKGSTFWFTLPVRPGNS, encoded by the coding sequence ATGTGGGGATATATTATTGCCGGAGTAGTGATTCTAGGAAACCTTGTGTTCTTTTTTTCTCGTAGGAGAAAAATCTCTATTCCACGAGAGAATATGGAAAATATTATGGCAGAAAAGGTTATTGCCTCTGTCCCCGACATGATTTTCATGGTAGATAACCAGTTTAATATACAAAAAATTTATAATGCGGATCCTGTGAAACTTTCTTTACCGGTGGAGGCATTGATTGGTCGGAATTTGAAGGATTGTGTTGATCCCCCGTTTGTCGACATCGTGATATCCAATTTGCGGGAAGCGTTGATTTCGGATAAAGTGTACGAGGTGGAGTATACCGTGTCGGTTCATGGTAAGATAACCTATTACGAGGGGCGGTTCAAGCGTGTACAGGAAAATTTGGTGGCTTGTTTTGAACGGGATATTACGGGACGAAAAAAGAACGAGGTCGCGATAAAACAGAATCAGCGATTGTTGAATGCGGTGCTGGACAATATGCCAATGCCTCTGATCATAAAGGATATAGATGATGATTTGAAGTATGTTTTCTGGAATAAGCAGTGTGAGTTACAAGGTGGATACTCTCGGGAAGAAATTATTGGTAAGACTGATATAGAGGTATATGGAAAGGAACGAGGCGAGCATTACCGGGATGTTGATTTTAAAATTATTGAAGAAGGAAATTCTTATCAAGTGCAAGAAGTGTACGAGACTCCTGACGGCGGGAGACACGTTTCTATCGTGAATAAAAATGTGGTATCCAATGATGTGCATCATTGGTTGCTGGCTACTCGCTGGGATATAACAGATCTTATTCGTATACAAGAGCAACTTCAAGAGGTGAATCAGCAATTGCGGATGGCTTTCTCGGTTACGAACACGGTTCCGATGGTTTGGGACTTGGAAGAAGACTTAATCCGGTTTAAATATCCTGAATTTAAGGTTGGAAATAAAGGTTTTTGTAAAGAACGGGATGGTCAGTCCTCGTTAGAGGCTGTCGGTAATATGCATCCGGATGACCGGGAAGTCATGTCTCAGCTTTTTGCTGATATAAAGGCCGGGAAGATAGATAATTTGCATCGGGAGATTCGTTATGATGTTTTGGGGCTATATGAAGATTACTATGATTTGTATTTGACGGTTGAGAAAAAGGATATTATAGGAAAGCCTCTGCGGGTTGTTGGGACGTTACGAAATATAACCGAGAGTAAGCTATACGAGAAAACCTTGATGGAAGCGAAACAAAATGTGGAGAAGATTCAGGAGATCAACCAGCTTATTCTTGATCATTCAAATAATGGATTAGTATATCTTCATCCAGATTACATGATCGAGTGGGAGAACTTGGCCCAGTATTCCGAGCATCCGTTAGCCGGTAGGTATAAAGCCGGGTTGTGTTGCTACAAAAGTGTAATGCATCGGGATGCTCCTTGTCCGGGTTGTGTGATGCAGAAGGCGTTGGAGACGGGAAAACGGGAAATGAAGGAAGTTACTTTTGATGACGGGTTTACGGTGGAGATCACGGCCACGCCTGTTTATGATATAAAGAACGAGAGGCAGATTCGGGGAGTTGTGTTGAAATACGAGGATGTTTCCGAACGCACCCGGGTTGCTAATGAATGGAAACGGGCGAAGGAAGCGGCAGAGATGTCCGATCGATTGAAGTCAATGTTCCTCTCTAACATGAGTCATGAGATTCGTACTCCGTTGAATGCCATCGTGGGATTCAGTGAATTACTGGTTAACACGGATGATCCGAAGGATAAAGAGGAGTACATGGCTATTATTAATCGAAATAATGAGTTACTGTTACAGTTGATTAGTGATATTCTGGATTTGTCAAAGATTGAGGCGGGAACGTTGGAATTTATTTATGATATGGTCGATATAAACGAGATGCTGCGGGGATTGGAAATGAGTTATCGCCAGAAGATTGCGAAACATCCCGGTATTGATATTTCTTTCACTTCCCATGTGAATGAATGTGTTGTTTACACGGAAAAGAACCGGGTGATGCAGGTGATTTCGAATTTTCTGAATAACGCACTTAAATTTACCAGCGAGGGACACATCCATTTTGGTTATGAAGAGCAAGCGAATGGATTGCGTTTCTTTGTTTCAGACACGGGAAAAGGGATTCCGTCAGAAAAGCAGGCTGAAATCTTTAAACGTTTTGTCAAATTGGATAGTTTTACCAACGGAACGGGGTTGGGGTTGGCTATTTGCCAAACAATTGTCCGTAAGCTGGGGGGTGAGATCGGGGTTCTTTCCGAGGAAGGCAAAGGAAGTACTTTCTGGTTTACTTTACCTGTTAGGCCGGGAAACAGTTAA
- a CDS encoding RNA polymerase sigma factor: protein MENSQKYYEIEILTRELKEGKEAAFDYLFRTRYKNLCRFAATFVVQFDVAEDIVQEVFEKIWKKSTQIDERESIDSYLFVAVRNACFTFLKNKRERVDLEDVKQNLKVSEEVVEFETPELNRLWGEIENLPLQCKVVFKLVILEDMKYKDVADSLGISVNTVKTQMKIAYKTLREKLKQEQFSLLLFLFGIKED, encoded by the coding sequence ATGGAAAATAGTCAGAAATATTATGAAATAGAAATATTGACTAGAGAGCTAAAAGAAGGAAAAGAAGCTGCCTTTGATTACCTTTTCAGAACTCGCTACAAAAACCTGTGTCGTTTTGCAGCCACGTTTGTCGTGCAGTTTGACGTGGCGGAAGACATTGTGCAGGAAGTTTTTGAAAAGATCTGGAAAAAAAGTACTCAGATAGACGAGAGGGAGTCTATTGATAGTTATTTGTTTGTTGCCGTGCGTAATGCTTGTTTTACATTTTTGAAGAATAAACGGGAACGTGTTGATCTGGAGGATGTGAAACAAAATTTAAAGGTTTCGGAAGAAGTCGTAGAATTTGAAACGCCGGAATTGAACCGTTTGTGGGGAGAGATTGAGAATTTACCTTTGCAATGTAAAGTTGTTTTTAAACTGGTGATTCTGGAAGATATGAAATACAAGGACGTGGCTGACTCGTTAGGAATTTCGGTCAACACGGTAAAAACACAAATGAAAATCGCTTACAAGACCTTGCGGGAAAAATTGAAACAGGAACAATTCTCTTTATTACTATTTCTTTTTGGGATAAAAGAAGATTAA